One genomic window of Streptomyces sp. NBC_01498 includes the following:
- a CDS encoding helix-turn-helix transcriptional regulator: protein MDRDWAGPLDLDAVAAHAGYSRYHFLRAFKAVYGQTPGRYLSRRRIERAAELLRSANLTVTEICVLVGFSSLGTFSKRFKEQTGISPSAYRAKHAGRGAARIPGCYALLWAGGFPPRDAAAPAPDRPAEDRNSGEAR from the coding sequence ATGGACCGGGACTGGGCCGGACCCCTCGACCTGGACGCGGTCGCCGCGCACGCCGGGTATTCGCGCTACCACTTCCTGCGCGCCTTCAAGGCGGTGTACGGGCAGACCCCCGGCCGCTATCTCTCCCGCAGGCGGATAGAGCGCGCCGCGGAGCTGCTGCGCTCGGCGAATCTCACGGTCACCGAGATCTGCGTCCTCGTCGGCTTCAGCAGCCTCGGGACCTTCTCGAAGAGGTTCAAGGAGCAGACGGGCATCAGCCCGAGCGCGTACCGCGCGAAGCACGCGGGCCGGGGGGCCGCGCGCATACCGGGGTGCTACGCGCTGCTGTGGGCCGGTGGCTTCCCGCCCCGTGACGCCGCCGCGCCCGCCCCGGACCGGCCCGCCGAGGACCGCAATTCCGGAGAAGCCCGCTGA
- a CDS encoding MDR family MFS transporter, which yields MALDAVGSERKKAEPEPRSVRVVLLALMIAMLLAMLDNMIIGTAMPTIVGELGGLEHLSWVVTAYTLATAASTPIWGKIGDMYGRKNIFLLAIVIFLIGSALSGMAQDMGQLIGFRAIQGLGAGGLMVGVMAIIGDLIPPRERGKYQGMMAGVMALAMIGGPLVGGTITDHLGWRWSFYINLPLGAVALAMIVTVLHLPAVERAKRKIDYLGAALLTVGITSIVLVTTWGGTEYAWSSPVIMELIAIGVVTLVAFVYVQTKAPEPIVPLHIFRNRNFTLMQIIGFLTGFVMFGAVLFLPLYQQSVQGASATNSGLLLLPLLLSMMVVSLFAGRVTTNTGKYKIFPIAGSALMVVGLLLLAQMDTGTSRLTSGLYMAVLGAGMGFLMQITMLVAQNSAEPKDMGVASSTTTLFRTLGSSFGVAIMGALFTSRVQEEMTARGGDAVTQQSAQLDAASLAKLPEAAREAYQFAVASGTHVAFLVAGSVAVIGFLAAFFVKEVPLRGTGPEKADAAKGTAADGGGAAAADGDRVPQSA from the coding sequence ATGGCGCTCGACGCGGTGGGGTCGGAACGGAAGAAGGCGGAGCCTGAGCCGCGCAGCGTGCGGGTCGTCCTGCTCGCACTCATGATCGCGATGCTTCTCGCGATGCTGGACAACATGATCATCGGCACCGCGATGCCCACGATCGTCGGCGAACTCGGCGGACTGGAGCACCTCTCCTGGGTGGTCACCGCCTACACGCTCGCCACCGCCGCCTCGACCCCGATCTGGGGCAAGATCGGCGACATGTACGGGCGGAAGAACATCTTCCTGCTCGCCATCGTCATCTTCCTCATAGGCTCCGCGCTCAGCGGCATGGCGCAGGACATGGGCCAGCTCATCGGCTTCCGCGCGATCCAGGGCCTGGGCGCGGGCGGCCTCATGGTCGGCGTCATGGCGATCATCGGCGACCTCATCCCGCCCCGCGAGCGCGGCAAGTACCAGGGCATGATGGCCGGCGTCATGGCCCTCGCCATGATCGGCGGACCGCTGGTCGGCGGCACCATCACCGACCACCTCGGCTGGCGCTGGAGCTTCTACATCAACCTGCCGCTCGGCGCCGTCGCCCTCGCGATGATCGTGACCGTGCTGCACCTGCCCGCCGTGGAACGCGCCAAGCGGAAGATCGACTACCTCGGCGCCGCCCTGCTGACGGTCGGCATCACCTCGATCGTGCTGGTCACCACCTGGGGCGGTACGGAGTACGCCTGGAGCTCCCCGGTCATCATGGAGCTCATCGCGATCGGCGTCGTCACCCTCGTCGCGTTCGTGTACGTGCAGACCAAGGCACCCGAGCCGATCGTGCCGCTGCACATCTTCCGCAACCGCAACTTCACCCTCATGCAGATCATCGGCTTCCTGACCGGCTTCGTGATGTTCGGAGCCGTCCTCTTCCTGCCGCTCTACCAGCAGTCCGTGCAGGGCGCCTCGGCGACCAACTCCGGGCTGCTGCTCCTGCCCCTGCTGCTGTCGATGATGGTCGTCTCGCTCTTCGCGGGCCGGGTCACCACCAACACCGGCAAGTACAAGATCTTCCCCATCGCGGGCAGCGCCCTCATGGTCGTCGGCCTCCTTCTGCTGGCGCAGATGGACACCGGGACCTCCCGGCTGACCTCGGGCCTCTACATGGCCGTGCTCGGCGCCGGCATGGGCTTCCTGATGCAGATCACCATGCTCGTCGCGCAGAACAGCGCCGAGCCGAAGGACATGGGCGTCGCCTCGTCCACCACCACCCTCTTCCGTACCCTCGGCAGCTCCTTCGGTGTCGCCATCATGGGCGCGCTGTTCACCAGCCGGGTGCAGGAGGAGATGACGGCGCGCGGCGGTGACGCGGTGACCCAGCAGTCGGCTCAGCTGGACGCGGCGAGCCTGGCCAAACTGCCTGAGGCGGCGCGCGAGGCGTACCAGTTCGCGGTGGCCTCCGGCACGCACGTGGCGTTCCTGGTGGCCGGATCCGTCGCCGTGATCGGCTTCCTCGCGGCGTTCTTCGTCAAGGAGGTCCCGCTGCGGGGCACCGGGCCGGAGAAGGCGGACGCCGCCAAGGGCACGGCGGCCGACGGCGGCGGCGCGGCGGCTGCGGACGGGGACCGGGTCCCGCAGTCCGCGTAG
- a CDS encoding TetR/AcrR family transcriptional regulator, translated as MDSTAQPRRGGTRQRIQDVALELFTEQGYEKTSLREIAERLDVTKAALYYHFKTKEDIVVGLFEDLSRPMDELIAWGESQPSTLEVKKEILRRYSDSLAAAAPLFRFAQENQAAMRDLSVGKPFKNHMLRLMELLNRSEGTLSDRVRCFAAIFAMHAGLMALQDVEGDPEEKRNAALEVAIELMVRGQGLTP; from the coding sequence ATGGACAGCACAGCGCAGCCGCGTCGGGGCGGCACCCGTCAGCGCATTCAGGACGTGGCGCTGGAACTCTTCACCGAGCAGGGGTACGAGAAGACCTCGCTGCGCGAGATCGCCGAGCGCCTCGATGTGACGAAGGCCGCTCTCTACTACCACTTCAAGACCAAGGAAGACATCGTCGTCGGCCTCTTCGAGGACCTGTCCCGGCCGATGGACGAGCTGATCGCCTGGGGCGAGAGCCAGCCGTCGACCCTGGAGGTGAAGAAGGAGATCCTGCGCCGCTACAGCGACTCGCTCGCCGCCGCGGCGCCCCTCTTCCGCTTCGCGCAGGAGAACCAGGCGGCGATGCGCGACCTGAGCGTGGGCAAGCCGTTCAAGAACCACATGCTGCGGCTGATGGAACTGCTCAACCGGTCCGAGGGCACCCTGTCCGACCGCGTACGGTGCTTCGCCGCGATCTTCGCGATGCACGCCGGACTGATGGCACTCCAGGACGTCGAGGGCGACCCCGAGGAGAAGCGGAACGCCGCCCTCGAGGTCGCCATCGAGCTGATGGTGCGGGGTCAGGGCCTCACACCGTGA
- a CDS encoding M23 family metallopeptidase — protein sequence MSQRTTPRQSTLRTRAAVLAGGLGVATALGAGVAFAANDSGDAGAPRASATAADHQHAEKAGFSQAAGKKETKRHPTWAKPVSKYTLSATFGIGGGRWAHNHSGQDFAVPVGTNVKAAHDGTVVKAGPNGAGDGPAYGNAIVVKHGDGPGAKYTQYAHLSKIKVNIGEKVDKGERIGLSGNTGNSSGPHLHFEIRTTPNYGSAINPVNFLRSAGVTV from the coding sequence ATGTCGCAGCGCACCACGCCCCGCCAGTCCACGCTCCGTACCCGTGCCGCCGTTCTGGCCGGCGGGCTCGGAGTGGCGACGGCGCTCGGAGCGGGGGTCGCGTTCGCCGCGAACGACAGCGGTGACGCCGGCGCCCCCCGAGCGTCGGCCACCGCCGCCGACCACCAGCACGCCGAGAAGGCGGGCTTCTCCCAGGCCGCCGGCAAGAAGGAGACCAAGCGGCACCCCACGTGGGCCAAGCCGGTCTCCAAGTACACCCTCAGCGCCACCTTCGGTATCGGCGGCGGCCGATGGGCCCACAACCACTCGGGCCAGGACTTCGCCGTGCCCGTCGGTACGAACGTGAAGGCCGCGCACGACGGCACCGTCGTCAAGGCCGGCCCCAACGGTGCCGGTGACGGCCCCGCGTACGGCAACGCCATCGTCGTCAAGCACGGCGACGGCCCCGGCGCGAAGTACACGCAGTACGCGCACCTGTCCAAGATCAAGGTGAACATCGGCGAGAAGGTCGACAAGGGCGAGCGCATCGGGCTCTCCGGCAACACCGGTAACTCGAGCGGCCCGCACCTGCACTTCGAGATCCGTACGACGCCCAACTACGGCAGTGCGATCAACCCGGTGAACTTCCTGCGTTCCGCCGGTGTCACGGTGTGA
- a CDS encoding ATP-dependent Clp protease ATP-binding subunit translates to MFERFTDRARRVVVLAQEEARMLNHNYIGTEHILLGLIHEGEGVAAKALESLGISLEAVRQQVEEIIGQGQQAPSGHIPFTPRAKKVLELSLREALQLGHNYIGTEHILLGLIREGEGVAAQVLVKLGADLNRVRQQVIQLLSGYQGKEAATAGGPAEGTPSTSLVLDQFGRNLTQAARESKLDPVIGREKEIERVMQVLSRRTKNNPVLIGEPGVGKTAVVEGLAQAIVKGEVPETLKDKHLYTLDLGALVAGSRYRGDFEERLKKVLKEIRTRGDIILFIDELHTLVGAGAAEGAIDAASILKPMLARGELQTIGATTLEEYRKYLEKDAALERRFQPIQVAEPSLPHTIEILKGLRDRYEAHHRVSITDSALVAAATLADRYISDRFLPDKAIDLIDEAGSRMRIRRMTAPPDLREFDEKIANVRRDKESAIDSQDFEKAASLRDKEKQLLAAKTKREKEWKAGDMDVVAEVDEELIAEVLATATGIPVFKLTEEESSRLLRMEDELHKRVIGQKDAIKALSQAIRRTRAGLKDPKRPGGSFIFAGPSGVGKTELSKTLAEFLFGDEDALISLDMSEFSEKHTVSRLFGSPPGYVGYEEGGQLTEKVRRKPFSVVLFDEVEKAHPDIFNSLLQILEDGRLTDSQGRVVDFKNTVIIMTTNLGTRDISKGFNLGFAAQGDTKSNYERMKNKVNEELKQHFRPEFLNRVDDTVVFHQLTEEDIIQIVDLMGAKVDERLKDRDMGLELSPSAKALLAKKGYDPVLGARPLRRTIQREIEDILSEKILFGELRPGHIVVVDTEGEGDEKKFNFRGEQKSALPDAPPIEQAAGGGAGPNLAKEA, encoded by the coding sequence ATGTTCGAGAGGTTCACCGACCGCGCGCGGCGGGTTGTCGTCCTGGCTCAGGAAGAAGCCCGGATGCTCAACCACAACTACATCGGCACCGAGCACATCCTCCTGGGCCTTATCCACGAGGGTGAGGGTGTCGCCGCTAAGGCCCTGGAGAGCCTCGGGATTTCGCTCGAGGCGGTCCGCCAGCAGGTGGAGGAGATCATCGGACAGGGCCAGCAGGCTCCGTCCGGCCACATCCCCTTCACGCCCCGTGCCAAGAAGGTCCTGGAGCTGTCGCTCCGCGAGGCCCTTCAGCTCGGCCACAACTACATCGGCACCGAGCACATCCTGCTCGGCCTGATCCGCGAGGGCGAGGGCGTCGCCGCCCAGGTCCTCGTGAAGCTGGGCGCCGATCTGAACCGGGTGCGGCAGCAGGTCATCCAGCTGCTCTCCGGCTACCAGGGCAAGGAGGCCGCCACCGCCGGCGGCCCGGCCGAGGGCACCCCCTCGACCTCCCTCGTCCTGGACCAGTTCGGCAGGAATCTCACCCAGGCGGCCCGCGAATCCAAACTCGACCCGGTCATCGGGCGCGAGAAGGAGATCGAGCGGGTCATGCAGGTGCTGTCCCGCCGTACGAAGAACAACCCCGTCCTCATCGGCGAGCCCGGTGTCGGCAAGACGGCGGTCGTCGAGGGACTGGCCCAGGCCATCGTCAAGGGCGAGGTGCCCGAGACCCTCAAGGACAAGCACCTCTACACCCTGGACCTCGGCGCCCTGGTCGCGGGCTCCCGCTACCGGGGTGACTTCGAGGAGCGCCTGAAGAAGGTCCTCAAGGAGATCCGTACCCGCGGCGACATCATCCTGTTCATCGACGAGCTCCACACCCTCGTGGGTGCGGGCGCCGCCGAGGGCGCGATCGACGCGGCTTCGATCCTGAAGCCCATGCTCGCCCGCGGTGAGCTCCAGACCATCGGTGCCACCACCCTGGAGGAGTACCGGAAGTACCTGGAGAAGGACGCGGCGCTGGAGCGCCGTTTCCAGCCCATCCAGGTCGCCGAGCCCTCGCTCCCGCACACCATCGAGATCCTCAAGGGTCTGCGCGACCGTTACGAGGCGCACCACCGCGTGTCCATCACGGACTCCGCGCTGGTCGCCGCCGCGACGCTCGCCGACCGGTACATCTCGGACCGCTTCCTGCCCGACAAGGCGATCGACCTGATCGACGAGGCGGGCTCACGGATGCGCATCCGCCGGATGACCGCTCCGCCGGACCTCCGCGAGTTCGACGAGAAGATCGCGAACGTCCGCCGCGACAAGGAGTCGGCGATCGACTCCCAGGACTTCGAGAAGGCAGCCTCTCTCCGCGACAAGGAGAAGCAGCTGCTGGCCGCGAAGACCAAGCGGGAGAAGGAGTGGAAGGCCGGCGACATGGACGTCGTCGCCGAGGTGGACGAGGAGCTGATCGCGGAGGTCCTGGCGACCGCCACGGGCATCCCCGTCTTCAAGCTCACCGAGGAGGAGTCCTCGCGCCTGCTGCGCATGGAGGACGAGCTCCACAAGCGGGTCATCGGCCAGAAGGACGCCATCAAGGCGCTCTCCCAGGCGATCCGGCGTACGCGGGCGGGTCTGAAGGACCCCAAGCGACCCGGCGGCTCGTTCATCTTCGCCGGCCCCTCCGGAGTCGGTAAGACGGAGCTCTCCAAGACGCTCGCCGAATTCCTCTTCGGCGACGAGGACGCGCTGATCTCCCTCGACATGTCGGAGTTCAGCGAGAAGCACACGGTGTCACGGCTCTTCGGTTCCCCGCCCGGATACGTGGGGTACGAGGAGGGCGGCCAGCTCACCGAGAAGGTCCGCCGCAAGCCGTTCTCCGTCGTCCTCTTCGACGAGGTCGAGAAGGCCCACCCCGATATCTTCAATTCCCTTCTCCAGATCCTGGAGGACGGTCGGCTGACCGACTCCCAGGGCCGGGTCGTGGACTTCAAGAACACGGTCATCATCATGACGACCAACCTCGGGACCCGGGATATCTCCAAGGGCTTCAACCTGGGCTTCGCCGCCCAGGGCGACACCAAGTCCAACTACGAGCGGATGAAGAACAAGGTCAACGAAGAGCTGAAGCAGCACTTCCGGCCCGAGTTCCTCAACCGTGTGGACGACACGGTCGTCTTCCACCAGCTGACCGAGGAAGACATCATCCAGATCGTCGACCTCATGGGTGCCAAGGTGGACGAGCGCCTGAAGGACCGGGACATGGGCCTGGAGCTCTCCCCGTCCGCCAAGGCGCTGCTCGCCAAGAAGGGCTACGACCCCGTGCTGGGCGCCCGGCCGCTGCGCCGGACCATCCAGCGCGAGATCGAGGACATCCTCTCCGAGAAGATCCTCTTCGGTGAGCTGCGCCCCGGTCACATCGTGGTCGTGGACACCGAGGGCGAGGGCGACGAGAAGAAGTTCAACTTCCGGGGCGAGCAGAAGTCGGCACTGCCCGACGCTCCGCCGATCGAGCAGGCGGCCGGCGGCGGTGCCGGTCCGAACCTCGCGAAGGAAGCGTGA
- a CDS encoding SCO3374 family protein, protein MTLPVPLPRAPLPLEGGVASWYEHELGWATAAGPPVALLTGLRFDVLELPAGAGAAVLRRIGAAGTGPVALVAGRMRFLVAAGGADELPGLLDWLEWGGVALELTALGSGGRMTAPEPPGAGGPRGPAGVRHRGGTREGRAGAEQGAAVWLRPPEPGREVEPVLPALTHFGHGPGGSAGHGDSGGDVPHLVRLVDTAAAECHRARLLRGVSAGAECQPLAFS, encoded by the coding sequence GTGACCCTTCCCGTCCCGCTCCCCCGCGCGCCGCTGCCGCTCGAAGGCGGTGTCGCCTCCTGGTACGAGCACGAGCTGGGCTGGGCCACGGCGGCGGGCCCGCCGGTCGCGCTGCTGACCGGGCTCCGTTTCGACGTGCTGGAGCTGCCGGCCGGCGCGGGCGCCGCCGTGCTGCGGCGGATCGGCGCGGCCGGGACGGGGCCGGTGGCCCTCGTGGCGGGCCGGATGCGGTTCCTGGTGGCCGCGGGAGGCGCGGACGAGCTGCCGGGGCTCCTGGACTGGCTGGAGTGGGGCGGCGTCGCGCTGGAACTGACCGCCCTGGGTTCCGGCGGACGGATGACCGCCCCGGAGCCGCCGGGGGCGGGCGGCCCCCGGGGACCGGCGGGCGTCCGGCATCGCGGCGGGACGCGGGAGGGTCGGGCGGGGGCGGAGCAGGGGGCCGCCGTGTGGCTGCGGCCCCCCGAGCCGGGACGCGAGGTGGAGCCGGTGCTGCCGGCTCTCACTCATTTCGGACACGGGCCCGGAGGCAGTGCCGGACATGGGGACAGCGGTGGGGATGTCCCCCATCTCGTTCGACTCGTGGACACGGCGGCGGCGGAGTGCCACCGGGCCCGATTGCTTCGTGGGGTATCGGCCGGTGCGGAATGTCAGCCGTTGGCCTTCTCGTAG
- a CDS encoding histone-like nucleoid-structuring protein Lsr2, translated as MAQKVQVLLVDDLDGGEADETVTFALDGKTYEIDLTNANADKLRGLLDPYTKSGRRTGGRAAGGRGKGRAAAGGNKDTAEIRKWAKENGYSVNDRGRVPAEIREAYEKANG; from the coding sequence GTGGCACAGAAGGTTCAGGTCCTTCTTGTTGACGACCTCGACGGCGGCGAGGCGGACGAGACCGTCACGTTCGCGCTGGACGGCAAGACCTACGAGATCGACCTCACGAACGCGAATGCGGACAAGCTCCGTGGGCTGCTCGACCCGTACACCAAGAGTGGCCGTCGTACCGGTGGCCGCGCCGCCGGTGGCCGGGGCAAGGGTCGCGCCGCAGCGGGAGGGAACAAGGACACCGCGGAAATTCGCAAGTGGGCCAAGGAGAACGGCTACAGCGTCAACGACCGCGGTCGCGTTCCGGCCGAGATCCGCGAAGCCTACGAGAAGGCCAACGGCTGA
- a CDS encoding amino-acid N-acetyltransferase: MSSEEPKAAANGITVRRARTSDVSAVRRLVDPYVGEGILLDKATVTLYEDIQEFWVAERDDDATVVGCGALHVMWEDLAEVRTLAVDPRFRGDGIGRHVLDKLLQTARWLGVRRVFCLTFEVDFFMKHGFVEIGETPVDGDVYSELLRSYDEGVAEFLGLERVKPNTLGNSRMLLHL; this comes from the coding sequence ATGTCCTCTGAGGAACCGAAAGCCGCGGCGAATGGCATCACCGTCCGGCGGGCCAGGACGAGTGATGTGTCCGCCGTCCGCCGTCTCGTCGACCCGTACGTCGGCGAAGGCATCCTGCTCGACAAAGCGACGGTGACTCTTTACGAGGACATCCAGGAGTTCTGGGTCGCGGAACGTGACGACGACGCCACGGTCGTCGGATGCGGCGCACTCCATGTGATGTGGGAAGACCTCGCCGAAGTGCGCACACTCGCGGTGGATCCGCGCTTCCGGGGTGACGGCATCGGACGCCATGTGCTGGACAAGTTGTTGCAGACCGCCCGTTGGCTCGGCGTCCGGCGGGTATTCTGCCTGACCTTCGAAGTCGACTTCTTCATGAAGCACGGCTTCGTGGAGATCGGCGAGACTCCTGTCGACGGAGATGTCTACAGTGAGCTGCTGCGTTCCTATGACGAGGGTGTCGCCGAGTTCCTCGGTCTCGAACGGGTGAAGCCGAACACCTTGGGCAACAGCCGGATGCTTCTGCACCTGTGA
- a CDS encoding BlaI/MecI/CopY family transcriptional regulator — protein sequence MSRVWQWNRPVTVREVLEDLQRERSIAYTTVMTVMDNLHQKGWVRREVDGRAYRYTAVSTRAAYAAALMNEAWSKSDNPAAALVAFFGMMSPAQRDALEDAVRIVRPDRREAAVPRTPPPSRTSSEVPPEVPPEVPLEGPREVRSDGPAEVPGEVPAEVPSEGADREPPGGR from the coding sequence ATGAGCCGCGTCTGGCAATGGAACCGTCCGGTCACCGTCCGGGAAGTCCTCGAAGACCTTCAGCGGGAACGGTCCATCGCCTACACGACCGTCATGACCGTAATGGACAATCTCCATCAGAAGGGCTGGGTCCGCCGGGAAGTCGACGGCCGCGCCTATCGATATACGGCGGTCTCCACCCGCGCCGCCTACGCGGCCGCCCTGATGAACGAAGCCTGGTCGAAGAGCGACAACCCCGCGGCGGCCCTTGTCGCCTTCTTCGGGATGATGTCCCCGGCCCAGCGCGACGCACTGGAGGACGCGGTCCGTATCGTGCGGCCCGACCGGCGGGAGGCCGCTGTCCCGCGTACGCCGCCCCCGTCGCGCACGTCATCCGAAGTCCCGCCCGAAGTCCCGCCCGAAGTCCCGCTCGAAGGCCCTCGGGAAGTCCGGTCCGACGGGCCTGCTGAAGTCCCGGGTGAAGTCCCCGCCGAAGTCCCGTCCGAGGGCGCCGACCGAGAGCCTCCCGGAGGGCGATAG
- a CDS encoding type III pantothenate kinase — MLLTIDVGNTHTVLGLFDGEEIVEHWRVSTDSRRTADELAVLLQGLMGMHPLLGEELGDGIDGIAICSTVPSVLHELRDVTRRYYGDVPAVLVEPGIKTGVPILVDNPKEVGADRIINSVAAVELYGGPAVVVDFGTATTFDAVSARGEYTGGVIAPGIEISVEALGIRGAQLRKIELARPRSVIGKNTVEAMQSGIVYGFAGQVDGVVTRMARELADDPGEVTVIATGGLAPIILGESSVIDEHEPWLTLIGLRLVYERNVSRM, encoded by the coding sequence ATGCTGCTCACCATCGACGTCGGAAACACCCACACCGTGCTCGGCCTGTTCGACGGCGAGGAGATCGTCGAACACTGGCGCGTCTCCACCGACTCCCGCCGTACGGCCGACGAACTTGCCGTCCTCCTTCAGGGACTCATGGGGATGCACCCGCTGCTGGGCGAGGAGCTGGGGGACGGCATCGACGGCATCGCGATCTGCTCCACCGTGCCCTCCGTCCTGCACGAACTGCGTGACGTGACCCGCCGCTACTACGGCGACGTGCCCGCCGTCCTGGTCGAACCGGGCATCAAGACCGGCGTGCCCATCCTGGTCGACAATCCCAAGGAGGTCGGCGCCGACCGGATCATCAACTCGGTCGCCGCCGTCGAGCTGTACGGCGGCCCCGCCGTCGTCGTGGACTTCGGCACGGCGACGACGTTCGACGCGGTCAGCGCGCGCGGGGAGTACACCGGCGGCGTCATCGCGCCCGGCATCGAGATCTCCGTCGAGGCGCTCGGCATACGGGGTGCCCAGCTGCGCAAGATCGAGCTGGCGAGGCCGCGCAGCGTGATCGGCAAGAACACCGTGGAGGCGATGCAGTCGGGCATCGTGTACGGGTTCGCCGGCCAGGTCGACGGGGTCGTGACCCGGATGGCACGCGAACTGGCGGACGATCCGGGCGAGGTGACCGTGATCGCGACGGGCGGCCTGGCGCCGATCATCCTGGGCGAGTCCTCGGTGATCGACGAGCACGAGCCGTGGCTGACACTGATCGGCCTGCGCCTGGTCTACGAACGGAACGTCTCGCGCATGTAG
- the nadC gene encoding carboxylating nicotinate-nucleotide diphosphorylase: MSTPEDSPRPEAVDVPLIQIGAPASTAGGCGDGCGCSDDAESLECGLDPALAELLAEAGLDPVQVEDIAHVALAEDLAHGVDVTSVATVPADAVATGDFTARKGGTVAGLRVAEAVLSLVCTEDFEVERHVEDGDRVEPGQKLLSVTTRTRDLLTGERSALNILCRLSGIATATRAWADALEGTGAKVRDTRKTTPGLRALEKYAVRCGGGVNHRMSLSDAALVKDNHVVAAGGVAEAFKAVRDQFPDLPIEVETDTLQQVREVLDAGADLILLDNFTPAETAEAVALVAGRAQLESSGTLVLENARAYAGTGVDFLAVGALTHSAPILDIGLDLREAAV, from the coding sequence GTGAGCACGCCCGAAGACAGTCCGCGCCCCGAGGCCGTGGACGTACCGCTCATCCAGATCGGCGCCCCGGCGTCCACCGCGGGGGGCTGCGGCGACGGCTGCGGCTGCTCCGACGACGCCGAATCCCTGGAGTGCGGTCTCGACCCCGCGCTCGCCGAGCTGCTGGCCGAGGCAGGGCTCGACCCGGTCCAGGTCGAGGACATCGCGCACGTCGCCCTCGCCGAGGACCTCGCCCACGGCGTGGACGTGACGAGCGTCGCGACCGTCCCCGCCGACGCCGTCGCCACCGGCGACTTCACGGCCCGCAAGGGCGGCACGGTCGCCGGACTGCGCGTCGCGGAGGCCGTCCTGTCCCTCGTCTGTACGGAGGACTTCGAGGTCGAGCGGCACGTCGAGGACGGCGACCGCGTCGAGCCCGGCCAGAAGCTCCTCAGCGTCACCACCCGCACCCGGGACCTGCTCACCGGCGAGCGCAGCGCGCTCAACATCCTGTGCAGGCTCTCCGGCATCGCGACCGCCACGCGCGCGTGGGCCGACGCCCTCGAAGGCACCGGCGCGAAGGTCCGCGACACCCGCAAGACGACACCCGGACTGCGCGCCCTGGAGAAGTACGCGGTGCGCTGCGGCGGTGGCGTCAACCACCGGATGTCGCTCTCCGACGCCGCGCTGGTCAAGGACAACCACGTGGTGGCGGCCGGCGGGGTCGCGGAGGCGTTCAAGGCCGTCCGGGACCAGTTCCCCGACCTGCCGATCGAGGTGGAGACCGACACCCTCCAACAGGTCCGCGAGGTGCTCGACGCGGGCGCCGACCTGATCCTGCTGGACAACTTCACCCCCGCCGAGACCGCCGAGGCCGTCGCGCTCGTCGCGGGCCGCGCGCAGCTGGAGTCCTCCGGCACGCTGGTCCTGGAGAACGCCCGCGCGTACGCCGGGACCGGCGTCGACTTCCTCGCCGTCGGCGCCCTCACCCACTCCGCCCCGATCCTCGACATCGGCCTCGACCTGCGTGAGGCGGCTGTCTGA